One stretch of Deltaproteobacteria bacterium DNA includes these proteins:
- a CDS encoding S1C family serine protease, with protein sequence MTPFIIFGLALLTPFLFFVNATTAATVKETEIRTLAKKLAAGVVHVNSSAQGYENIASPLSTKGMGSGFLIDTKGHVLTNAHVLSNVRSIEVILSDGATWPARLVGTDPETDLAVLEILAPSEVLEKITPLPFSPPEPIEPGSTVFALSNPRGLGYAVSIGHIHARPRSIATPGGQVVDGVIENDLALEPGDSGGPLCDTSGRVIGITTRLFSPGMERDVRSFAISSDAARDVSTQIISTGRVQRPWFGASFLTITPRLSSILNLPVQEGAMITKLHPEGPAMRAGLAGATRDLTLGNRTIAVGGDVIVAIDDQPISSDLDIISILRTKFPGDTVIVTYFRDGSIKKTAIKLGEKTKTP encoded by the coding sequence ATGACCCCATTCATAATCTTCGGACTCGCGCTCCTGACACCTTTTCTGTTTTTCGTCAACGCGACCACGGCGGCAACGGTCAAGGAAACGGAAATCCGGACCCTGGCCAAAAAGCTTGCAGCTGGGGTGGTCCACGTCAACAGCTCGGCTCAGGGCTACGAGAACATCGCCTCTCCCCTCTCTACGAAGGGGATGGGATCGGGATTTCTCATCGACACAAAGGGCCACGTCCTCACCAATGCCCATGTCCTGTCAAACGTCCGAAGCATCGAGGTGATCCTCTCAGACGGGGCCACGTGGCCAGCGCGTCTTGTCGGTACTGATCCCGAAACGGATCTCGCTGTCCTTGAGATCCTCGCACCCTCCGAGGTTCTTGAAAAGATCACCCCTCTCCCCTTTTCCCCCCCTGAACCCATCGAACCCGGAAGCACTGTGTTTGCGCTTTCCAATCCCCGCGGTCTCGGGTATGCCGTATCCATCGGGCATATTCACGCCAGGCCGAGAAGCATAGCCACCCCAGGCGGTCAGGTCGTGGACGGTGTCATAGAAAACGATCTCGCCCTGGAGCCCGGGGATTCAGGCGGCCCGCTCTGCGATACCTCCGGCAGGGTCATAGGCATCACCACCCGACTCTTTTCCCCAGGCATGGAAAGGGACGTGAGATCCTTTGCCATTTCATCAGACGCCGCCCGTGACGTCTCCACCCAGATCATCTCCACCGGCCGGGTGCAAAGGCCGTGGTTCGGAGCAAGCTTCCTGACCATCACCCCGAGGCTTTCATCCATCCTCAATCTGCCCGTCCAGGAAGGGGCGATGATCACTAAGCTCCACCCTGAAGGCCCGGCCATGCGAGCAGGACTTGCCGGGGCAACCAGGGACCTCACGCTCGGAAACCGTACCATTGCCGTGGGTGGAGACGTTATCGTGGCAATAGACGATCAACCCATAAGCTCTGACCTGGACATCATCAGCATCCTGCGGACAAAATTTCCGGGAGATACGGTTATAGTGACCTATTTCCGGGATGGATCCATCAAAAAGACCGCGATAAAACTGGGCGAAAAGACAAAAACTCCTTAA
- the uppP gene encoding undecaprenyl-diphosphatase UppP — protein sequence MNAVEAIILGAIQGATEFLPISSSGHLVLAEHFLGLSETPLAFDVTLHLGTLLSVLTFFWRDWLEMAQSLRPGSNRHFDRKLLLLLILGTIPAGILGLLFEDVISQVLRSPWVVVCTLSAVAFLLVAGERLASHAREMATIGWREALLIGTAQAVAIIPGVSRSGITMSTALILGFERTAAARFSFLLSSPIIAAAGLYEALGLWKGGFPGFETSFVWGFGSAAVSGYFVISFLMRYLVRHTFYPFVWYRLLLAGLVAAILVLNPLET from the coding sequence ATGAACGCCGTTGAAGCCATAATTCTTGGAGCCATTCAGGGGGCCACGGAGTTTCTCCCCATCTCAAGTTCCGGTCACTTGGTCCTCGCTGAGCATTTTCTTGGCCTATCCGAGACCCCTCTTGCCTTTGACGTGACGCTCCATCTTGGAACGCTCCTGTCGGTCCTCACCTTTTTCTGGCGTGACTGGTTAGAAATGGCGCAATCCCTCCGCCCCGGCTCGAACCGCCATTTTGACAGGAAGCTCCTCCTTCTCCTCATCCTCGGCACGATCCCCGCCGGCATACTTGGATTATTGTTTGAAGACGTCATCTCCCAGGTCCTCCGCTCTCCGTGGGTCGTTGTCTGCACCCTCTCTGCCGTTGCCTTTTTGCTCGTGGCCGGAGAACGGCTCGCAAGTCATGCGCGAGAGATGGCTACCATCGGGTGGCGTGAGGCCCTTCTCATCGGTACAGCGCAGGCCGTGGCCATCATTCCCGGGGTCTCCCGAAGCGGCATCACCATGAGCACGGCCCTCATACTCGGTTTCGAAAGGACGGCCGCCGCCCGTTTTTCTTTTCTCCTTTCCTCGCCCATCATAGCGGCCGCCGGCCTTTACGAGGCCTTGGGCCTCTGGAAAGGGGGTTTTCCCGGATTTGAAACCTCATTTGTCTGGGGTTTCGGCTCGGCCGCCGTCTCAGGCTATTTCGTCATCTCATTTCTCATGCGCTATCTGGTCAGACACACGTTTTATCCGTTCGTTTGGTACCGGCTCCTGCTGGCCGGACTGGTCGCGGCCATCCTCGTCTTAAACCCATTAGAAACATGA
- a CDS encoding sigma-54 dependent transcriptional regulator → MPSESILVVDDTPEIRENMAEFLSSEGFSVDVASDGEEAIEILAQRHYDVVLTDLSMPRRSGLDVLRVLNEQGEDTVCILITGFGTIQTAVEAMRLGAFDFLTKPVKSDELRVVIDKALESRSLRRENKNLRQELRKALGFDRIVGKSPAIQEVFHLVEKVASADSTVLITGESGTGKELIAHAIHDRGKRKDRPFVPVNCAAIPAELLESELFGHEKGAFTHAIRTRIGRFELADKGTIFLDEIGDMPPVLQVKLLRVLQERAFERVGGSKTIHIDIRVIAATNVDLEEAVRQGRFREDLFYRLNVIPIRVPPLRERKADIPLLIEHFLAKFSRGGKTVTLDDAARRSLVAYDWPGNVRELENIIERLVILSNGSVITREDLPERIRGASNRNRSVLDSRIIEIPSLPEEGIPLNEVVNEFEKAIIIQALDRTNWIKNRAAKLLQLNRTTLIEKMKKQQIIRARETAT, encoded by the coding sequence ATGCCGAGCGAATCGATTCTAGTTGTGGACGATACTCCGGAAATCCGGGAGAATATGGCGGAGTTCCTTTCCTCCGAAGGATTTTCCGTGGATGTGGCCAGTGACGGAGAGGAGGCCATCGAGATCCTTGCCCAGCGCCACTACGATGTGGTCCTCACTGACCTCTCCATGCCCCGAAGATCCGGATTGGACGTCCTGCGGGTGTTGAACGAGCAGGGAGAAGACACTGTCTGCATCTTAATAACGGGGTTCGGAACCATCCAGACGGCCGTCGAGGCCATGAGGCTCGGGGCCTTCGATTTTCTCACCAAGCCCGTAAAGTCAGACGAACTCAGGGTCGTCATCGACAAGGCCCTGGAGTCCCGCTCCCTAAGGCGTGAGAACAAGAACCTCCGTCAGGAGCTCAGAAAGGCCCTTGGCTTTGATCGGATCGTAGGGAAAAGTCCGGCCATTCAGGAGGTCTTCCATCTCGTTGAAAAGGTGGCCAGCGCCGACAGCACGGTCCTCATTACCGGTGAGAGCGGGACCGGCAAGGAACTCATCGCCCATGCCATCCATGATCGCGGGAAACGAAAGGATCGTCCGTTCGTACCTGTCAATTGCGCTGCCATTCCGGCCGAGCTTCTTGAAAGCGAGCTCTTCGGCCACGAAAAAGGCGCTTTTACCCATGCCATCCGCACCAGGATCGGGCGATTCGAGCTTGCTGACAAGGGGACCATCTTCCTGGACGAGATCGGAGACATGCCACCAGTCCTCCAGGTGAAGCTACTGAGGGTCCTTCAGGAAAGGGCGTTTGAGCGGGTCGGGGGCTCGAAGACCATCCACATTGACATAAGGGTCATCGCAGCGACCAACGTGGACCTGGAAGAGGCGGTGCGTCAAGGGCGGTTTCGGGAGGATCTCTTTTACCGGCTGAACGTCATACCGATCCGCGTCCCGCCCCTGCGGGAGCGGAAGGCCGACATCCCCCTTCTCATCGAACATTTTCTCGCCAAGTTTTCCAGGGGGGGCAAGACAGTCACCCTGGATGATGCCGCCCGCCGGTCTCTCGTTGCCTATGACTGGCCCGGAAACGTCCGGGAACTCGAAAACATTATAGAGCGTCTCGTCATCCTCTCGAACGGATCAGTCATAACGAGAGAGGACCTGCCCGAACGCATCCGCGGTGCCAGCAATAGAAATAGATCAGTTTTAGACAGCCGGATAATAGAGATCCCATCCCTGCCTGAGGAGGGAATCCCCCTTAACGAGGTCGTTAACGAATTCGAAAAGGCCATTATCATCCAGGCCCTTGACCGGACGAACTGGATCAAGAATCGGGCAGCCAAGCTTCTCCAGTTGAATCGGACCACACTCATCGAAAAGATGAAAAAACAGCAAATCATTAGGGCGCGGGAAACAGCCACGTGA